From Pempheris klunzingeri isolate RE-2024b chromosome 18, fPemKlu1.hap1, whole genome shotgun sequence, a single genomic window includes:
- the elp3 gene encoding elongator complex protein 3, translating into MGKPKKKSDLSRAELMMMTIADVIKQLVEAHEEGKDINLNKVKTKTSAKYGLEAQPRLVDIIAAVPPQYRRALVPKLKAKPIRTASGIAVVAVMCKPHRCPHISFTGNICVYCPGGPDSDFEYSTQSYTGYEPTSMRAIRARYDPYLQTRHRVEQLKQLGHSVDKVEFIVMGGTFMALPEEYRDYFIRNLHDALSGHTSNNVAEAVRYSERSNTKCVGITIETRPDYCLKKHLSDMLGYGCTRLEIGVQSVYEDVARDTNRGHTVRAVCESFHLSKDAGFKVVAHMMPDLPNVGMERDVEQFIEFFENPAFRPDGLKLYPTLVIRGTGLYELWKTGRYKSYTPSALVDLVARILALVPPWTRVYRVQRDIPMPLVSSGVEHGNLRELALARMKDMGTECRDVRTREVGIQEIHHKVRPYQVELVRRDYVANGSWETFLSYEDPEQDILIGLLRLRRCSPQSFRPELKGGVSIVRELHVYGSVVPVSSRDPSKFQHQGFGMMLMEEAARIARDEHGSSKLAVISGVGTRNYYRKMGYELEGPYMVKDLNGLEMN; encoded by the exons ATGGGGAAGCCAAAGAAAAAGA GTGATCTCAGCCGAGctgagctgatgatgatgacaattgCTGATGTCATCAAGCAGCTGGTTGAAGCCCACGAGGAGGGAAAAGACATCAACCTCAACAA AGTGAAGACTAAGACTTCGGCCAAATACGGACTTGAGGCCCAGCCTCGCTTGGTAGACATCATCGCAGCTGTTCCACCACAGTATCGTCGTGCTCTGGTGCCCAAGCTAAAGGCCAAACCCATCCGCACTGCCAGTGGG ATTGCAGTTGTGGCTGTGATGTGCAAACCACACCGATGTCCCCACATCAGCTTCACAGGCAACATCTGTGT CTACTGTCCTGGCGGACCAGACTCTGACTTTGAGTACTCCACACAGTCTTACACCGGCTATGAG CCGACATCCATGAGAGCAATCCGAGCCCGTTACGACCCCTACCTTCAGACCAGACATCGGGTGGAGCAG CTGAAGCAGCTGGGTCACAGCGTGGACAAGGTGGAGTTCATCGTGATGGGCGGGACGTTCATGGCTCTGCCCGAGGAGTACAGAGACTACTTCATCAGGAACCTGCATGACGCCCTGTCGGGACACACCTCCAACAATGTGGCCGAGGCCGTCAG GTACTCCGAGCGCAGTAATACCAAGTGTGTGGGAATCACCATTGAGACACGGCCTGACTACTGCCTGAAGAAACACCTCAGTGACATGCTGGGCTACGGCTGCACCCGGCTGGAGATAGGAGTCCAGAGCGTCTACGAGGACGTGGCCCGCGACACCAACAG AGGCCACACGGTGCGAGCTGTGTGCGAGTCCTTCCACCTCTCGAAGGACGCTGGCTTCAAAGTAGTCGCCCACATGATGCCAGATCTGCCTAACGTGGGCATGGAGAGGGACGTGGAGCAGTTTATT GAGTTTTTTGAGAATCCAGCGTTCAGACCCGATGGTTTGAAGTTGTACCCAACACTGGTGATCCGAGGCACCGGTCTGTATGAGCTGTGGAAGACGGGCCGGTACAAGAGCTACACACCCAGTGCCTTGGTGGACCTGGTGGCCCGGATCCTGGCACTGGTGCCGCCCTGGACGCGAGTGTACCGGGTGCAGAG GGACATCCCCATGCCGCTGGTGAGCTCCGGAGTGGAGCACGGCAACTTGAGAGAGTTGGCACTGGCCAGGATGAAGGACATGGGCACTGAG tGTCGAGACGTGAGAACTCGGGAAGTGGGCATTCAGGAGATCCACCACAAAGTTCGGCCTTACCAG gtggagCTGGTGCGGAGGGACTACGTGGCTAATGGCAGCTGGGAGACCTTCCTCTCCTACGAGGATCCGGAGCAGGACATCCTGATTGGCCTGCTGCGCCTGCGTCGCTGCTCCCCGCAGTCTTTCCGTCCGGAGCTCAAAGGAGGCGTGTCCATCGTCCGCGAGCTGCACGTTTACGGCAGCGTCGTCCCCGTCAGCAGCCGAGACCCCAGCAAGTTCCAGCATCAG GGTTTTGGTATGATGCTGATGGAGGAGGCGGCGAGAATCGCCAGAGACGAACATGGCTCCAGCAAATTGGCCGTTATCTCAG GTGTAGGAACAAGGAACTATTACAGGAAGATGGGCTATGAGTTGGAAGGACCGTATATGGTGAAAGACCTGAATGGACTTGAAATGAACTGA